A genome region from Maridesulfovibrio salexigens DSM 2638 includes the following:
- a CDS encoding hydrogenase small subunit, which produces MKFSVGLGKDGAEERLEQNGVSRRDFMKFCATTAAVMGMGPAFAPTVAEALTQKKRPSVVYLHAAECTGCSEAVLRTVSPYIDALILDTISLDYHETIMAAAGHAAEEALHEAVHSPEGFICVVEGGIPTIEGGAWGKVGGKTMLEIVQEIVPQAKATICIGTCACYGGVQAAAPNPSQAKGVSEALGGVTTVNLPGCPTNPFNFVGTVVHYLTKGIPELDDVGRPSLFYGESVHDNCPRLKHFDNDEFAPSFSSEEAKKGYCLYELGCKGPDTYNNCPKVKFNQTNWPIEAGHPCIGCSEPDFWDEMSPFYEQG; this is translated from the coding sequence ATGAAATTCTCTGTGGGACTCGGAAAAGATGGAGCGGAAGAACGCCTTGAGCAGAATGGCGTCTCCCGCCGCGATTTCATGAAGTTCTGCGCAACAACCGCCGCTGTTATGGGAATGGGACCTGCTTTTGCGCCAACTGTAGCGGAAGCCCTGACTCAGAAAAAGCGTCCTTCTGTTGTCTATCTGCACGCAGCCGAATGTACTGGCTGTTCAGAAGCTGTTCTTCGTACTGTTTCTCCTTATATTGATGCTCTTATTCTCGACACTATTTCTCTCGACTACCATGAGACTATCATGGCAGCCGCAGGTCATGCCGCGGAAGAAGCACTGCATGAAGCCGTACATTCTCCTGAAGGTTTTATCTGTGTTGTTGAAGGTGGTATTCCCACTATCGAAGGCGGAGCATGGGGTAAAGTGGGTGGTAAAACAATGCTTGAAATCGTGCAGGAAATTGTACCTCAAGCAAAAGCAACCATCTGTATCGGTACCTGCGCCTGCTATGGCGGTGTACAGGCTGCTGCACCCAACCCGTCTCAAGCCAAGGGCGTATCCGAAGCTCTCGGCGGCGTAACTACCGTAAACCTGCCCGGTTGCCCGACCAACCCGTTTAACTTCGTGGGTACTGTTGTTCATTATCTGACCAAGGGAATCCCCGAACTTGACGATGTTGGTCGTCCGAGCCTCTTCTACGGTGAGTCCGTGCATGACAACTGTCCGAGACTCAAACATTTTGACAATGATGAATTTGCACCTTCCTTCTCATCTGAAGAAGCTAAAAAAGGCTACTGCCTCTATGAGCTCGGATGTAAGGGACCGGACACCTACAACAACTGTCCGAAAGTCAAGTTTAATCAGACCAACTGGCCTATTGAGGCCGGTCACCCCTGCATCGGTTGCAGTGAGCCCGATTTCTGGGATGAAATGAGCCCCTTCTACGAGCAGGGCTAG